A stretch of the Chitinophagales bacterium genome encodes the following:
- the rplN gene encoding 50S ribosomal protein L14 — protein MIQQESRLNVADNSGAKEVLVIRVLGGTKRRYASIGDQVIVTVKKALPQAGIKKGIVSRAVVVRTKKQTRRKDGSYIRFDDNACVLLNASDEPRGSRIFGPVARELRDSNFMKIVSLAPEVL, from the coding sequence ATGATACAACAAGAGTCGAGACTAAATGTAGCAGACAATAGCGGAGCAAAAGAAGTTCTTGTCATAAGAGTTTTAGGTGGTACTAAGAGAAGATATGCTTCTATTGGCGACCAAGTAATTGTAACGGTAAAGAAAGCTTTACCTCAGGCAGGTATAAAAAAAGGAATCGTATCGAGAGCTGTAGTCGTGAGAACGAAGAAGCAAACAAGAAGAAAAGATGGTTCATATATCCGATTTGATGACAATGCTTGTGTGTTGTTAAATGCTTCTGATGAGCCAAGAGGATCGCGTATTTTCGGTCCAGTGGCTAGAGAATTAAGAGATTCAAACTTTATGAAAATTGTTTCATTGGCACCAGAGGTACTATAA
- the rpsQ gene encoding 30S ribosomal protein S17: MEVRNKRKEIQGKVVSDKRDKTITILVEKKIKHPLYGKVMKSSKKFQAHDENNECKVGDIVKVMETRPLSKTKRWRLIEILERAI; this comes from the coding sequence ATGGAAGTAAGAAATAAAAGAAAAGAAATTCAAGGTAAAGTAGTCAGTGATAAAAGAGACAAGACTATTACAATACTAGTAGAGAAAAAGATAAAGCATCCATTATATGGAAAGGTTATGAAATCTTCTAAGAAATTTCAGGCTCATGATGAAAATAATGAGTGCAAAGTAGGCGATATTGTGAAGGTGATGGAGACTAGACCATTGAGTAAAACGAAGCGTTGGAGATTGATAGAAATTTTAGAAAGAGCTATCTAA
- the rpmC gene encoding 50S ribosomal protein L29 — translation MAKNAKKVNYNDMAKEDLVKSIVQEKQKYYKMQFNHAVSPLANPIELRIARRNIARMLTALASK, via the coding sequence ATGGCAAAGAATGCGAAAAAAGTAAACTATAATGATATGGCTAAGGAAGATTTAGTCAAGAGCATAGTTCAGGAGAAGCAAAAATACTACAAGATGCAGTTTAATCATGCGGTATCACCGCTCGCTAATCCAATAGAATTGAGAATAGCAAGAAGAAATATAGCTAGAATGTTAACAGCCTTAGCTAGTAAATAA
- the rplP gene encoding 50S ribosomal protein L16 encodes MLLPKRTKFRKQFKGKIKGNATRGFELLQGSFGLKSLDEGWITNRQIESARIALTRYMKREGQVWIKIFPDKPITKKPAEVRMGKGKGNPEGWVAVIKPGTILFEIDGVPSEVANEALRLAAQKMPCKCKIITRHDYVEA; translated from the coding sequence ATGTTACTCCCTAAAAGAACGAAATTTAGAAAGCAATTTAAAGGAAAGATTAAAGGAAATGCCACGAGAGGTTTTGAACTTCTTCAAGGCTCTTTCGGATTAAAAAGCTTAGACGAAGGATGGATTACAAATAGACAAATTGAATCTGCCCGTATCGCTTTAACTAGATATATGAAGAGAGAAGGACAGGTTTGGATCAAAATATTTCCAGACAAGCCTATCACCAAGAAACCAGCTGAGGTACGTATGGGTAAGGGTAAAGGTAACCCAGAAGGCTGGGTGGCAGTGATTAAGCCAGGAACTATATTGTTCGAAATTGACGGTGTACCATCTGAGGTGGCGAACGAGGCTTTAAGACTAGCTGCTCAGAAAATGCCTTGTAAGTGTAAAATCATTACAAGACACGATTACGTAGAAGCATAA
- the rpsC gene encoding 30S ribosomal protein S3, translated as MGQKTNPIANRLGIIRGWESNWYGGKDAASKMAEDEKIRAYIEKKIAKAGIAKVVIERTLKRVTVTIHTSKPGIVIGKGGQDVELLKKDLDKLTGKEIQINIMEVKNPELDANIVGENICKQIEARVAYKRAIKMALAATMRAGAEGIKVRASGRLGGVEMARTEEFKLGRTPLHTFRADIDYTWKEALTIYGKIGVKVWICRGEMLGKVDLTPNQEQAGDKGGKMTSNRGEGGRDNRRGGGDREGNRRGGDREGNRRGGDRDRR; from the coding sequence ATGGGACAAAAGACGAATCCAATTGCAAATAGATTAGGTATTATCAGAGGATGGGAATCTAACTGGTATGGTGGTAAAGATGCTGCTAGCAAAATGGCAGAAGATGAGAAGATAAGAGCATATATCGAGAAAAAAATAGCTAAGGCTGGTATAGCTAAGGTAGTTATCGAAAGAACATTGAAGAGAGTTACTGTGACGATTCATACCTCTAAACCAGGTATCGTAATAGGTAAAGGAGGCCAAGATGTAGAGTTATTGAAAAAAGATTTAGATAAATTGACTGGGAAAGAAATCCAGATCAATATTATGGAGGTAAAGAATCCGGAATTGGATGCGAATATCGTAGGTGAAAATATCTGCAAACAAATCGAGGCCAGAGTAGCCTATAAAAGAGCTATAAAAATGGCATTAGCAGCTACTATGAGAGCAGGAGCTGAAGGTATTAAGGTGAGAGCCTCTGGTAGATTAGGTGGAGTGGAGATGGCTAGAACGGAAGAATTCAAGTTAGGTAGAACACCATTACATACTTTCAGAGCTGATATAGACTATACCTGGAAAGAAGCATTGACTATCTACGGAAAAATCGGTGTGAAAGTTTGGATATGTAGAGGTGAAATGCTAGGTAAAGTAGATTTAACTCCGAATCAAGAACAAGCTGGTGACAAAGGCGGTAAAATGACATCGAATAGAGGTGAAGGTGGAAGAGACAATAGAAGAGGTGGCGGAGATAGAGAAGGTAACCGAAGAGGTGGAGATAGAGAAGGCAATAGAAGAGGTGGAGATAGAGATAGAAGATAA
- the rplV gene encoding 50S ribosomal protein L22 has protein sequence MEAVAKLNNCPTSPRKMRLVADIIRGKEVNEALNILKFSKKEPAVKLHKLLLSAVNNWEQKSGDSADSVNLFVKTIMVNEGKMLKRFQPAPQGRAYRIRKRSNHVSIILDNKNS, from the coding sequence ATGGAAGCTGTAGCAAAATTAAATAACTGCCCTACCTCTCCTCGTAAGATGAGACTAGTAGCAGATATCATAAGAGGAAAAGAGGTCAATGAAGCTCTAAACATACTGAAGTTCTCAAAGAAAGAGCCTGCTGTCAAATTGCACAAACTACTCTTATCAGCAGTGAATAACTGGGAGCAAAAAAGTGGTGATAGTGCAGATAGTGTAAATCTTTTCGTAAAAACTATCATGGTGAATGAAGGTAAAATGCTGAAGAGATTTCAACCTGCACCACAAGGAAGAGCATACAGAATCAGAAAAAGAAGTAACCACGTATCAATCATTTTAGATAACAAAAACTCATAA
- the rpsS gene encoding 30S ribosomal protein S19, with translation MARSLKKGPYVAYTLLKKVETANDANKKVTIKTWSRASMIIPDMVGHTFAVHNGNKFFPVYVTENMVGHKLGEFAPTRQFKGHSSKKIK, from the coding sequence ATGGCAAGATCACTGAAAAAAGGACCATATGTAGCATATACTTTATTGAAAAAAGTAGAAACTGCAAATGATGCAAACAAAAAAGTAACCATTAAGACTTGGAGCAGAGCCAGTATGATTATTCCTGATATGGTAGGTCATACCTTCGCTGTACATAATGGAAATAAATTTTTCCCAGTCTATGTTACAGAAAATATGGTAGGACATAAGTTAGGAGAATTCGCACCGACAAGACAATTCAAAGGTCACTCTTCTAAGAAAATTAAATAA